The stretch of DNA GTGCAAGGCCGTTGGTCCATCCAGCGATTGAAAAACCTCAAACTGGCTGTAGTAGCGCTCAAACAGAGCCACCAAAACCACGAGGATATGGGGATCATCGTCAACAATAAGGACTTTTCGCTTTTCCATACAGGTGTCCCGGCAGGTGATGAGGATGGGACTTGTGGGAAGTGTGCGCACGAACGTGAGTGGATTGTTCACGAAAACCGGCATGGAGCAAAGCCTTTTTTCCTGGTATTTTCAGCCATCATTCTTCAACCCGTTGTCTTCAATCCGCACGGCTTTCTCAATGGTATCCATAATCACCTGGGCAATTTCGGATTCGGCATGCACATCGCGCAGGTAGAGACCCATACACGACATGGTCGCCTCCATTAACATTGGGGCTTCACGCGGTCCAATCAGGTCAATGCGTGAAATGATGCTGGGTAACTCCAGGTGTTCCAACACTTTCCGGCATAATGAAACTTCGGCTTCATTTGGTTCAGCCCGAATAATGGTGGCGCCATGTGAAAAATTCGACCGAAAATCGCCTTCGTGTGGGCGTTTTAAAATGGCGTAGGCGGCGTCTTGAAACGTCATCATGACGGACCGTTCGCCCTGAGCAATTCCTGGAATAAACTCCTGAACCAGTACTTCCCCGTCAGTGAAGAGAAATTGCTCAACCTGAGCCACTGATCCGCCGGGAAACCGTTCAATACCAAACCCGCCAAATCCCTGGACCGGCTTGATGACATAGCCTTGTGGAAGCTGCTTCCCGATTTCTTCGATTTCAGCCAGTGATCTCGCCAGATAGGTTGCAGGCATCGGAACACCCGCTGAAAACAATTTGACCAGATATCGCTTGCTTTCCAGGTCCGAAATAACTGTTTCCACCGGGTTGATGACCTTGGTCCGACTCAACTGTTTCAAAAGCTGAAGCCGCTCACAAATCGTGCCTCGAAAATCGTGCGCCCGTTGCGAACTTCCGACACCACGCACAAAAATCACATCCACCGTCTCGTCAATTGGCACCTGTTCGAGCCGTTCTCCGGTTAAAAGATTATGAATCTGGCGAAAAGTTAACTCTGGCGTGATGTCCTGCCAGGTGAAGTTAAACACGTCAAAGCGCCCATCCCGGTGCATTTCCAGGACCAATGCGGCTTCCTCATCGCCGAAGTCGTCATAATTCCCCCACCCAAAGGTCACTTCAGGGTTAATCGGGGAAGCAAAAGTATTATCAGAGTACATCAAGGCAACGCGAATTTTGGGAGGCATATAAAAGTGAGTAGTGAGTAGTCAGTAAGTCAGTAAGTCAGGAGTCAATCCGAAAGCAAGTGGCTCAGTTTTGAATCGAACGTATGTTCTGTCAACCATAAAAAACCAGGGTAAATTGTGGGGTTCAAGTCTTGAACCAAGCCCAATGACTGTCAACGCCTAAAAATAGAAGCGAGTAGCAAGCTGGGGAAATTGACTGCTCGCTACTCGCTACTCGCTACTCGCTCTTTTAGGGCCTATGGGTTGGACGGTGCACTCCGCTCGGGACGATACGGCGCCCCCATGTATTTCTGGGCCAGATCCTGCACATTGTCCGGGTTGTCCCCAAGTTTTTGAACTTTGTCGTATTCGGCCACCGCACGGTCACGTTGCCCGGCGGCATCATAGGCCATGCCTTTGTAGAGCAGTGACCAGACTTCGAGCCACGACGGCAGCAAATCGCCATTGTAGGCTTCATCAAAGGCATCAATCGCCCGCTGAAAGTTTTGCTGCTTCATATAGAGCAGGCCCAAATTGTAGTAGGCCCAACTGCTACGGCGATTGAGTTTAACGGCGGCTTCAAATTGCTGTTGGGCTTCAGCGTATTCTTCCTGCTCCATGTGCTGGATACCACGTCGCACCACCACGGCCACGCGAACTTCTTCAGACGTGCGCAGGAGCTTGCTATCTGGATCAATGACCAGATTTCCCGGTTCGGTATTGACCTTGAGCGTAAAATCAACCGACTTGCCATTGATTTGCACCTGGGTGCGCTCAATCCCGCCTTTTGATTCCAGTTCAATGTCGAGTGGGAATCGAAGTGTTTCCAGATCCTGCTCAATGGTTCCTCGAAGCCGGTAGCTTCCATCTTTGAGCCGAAGAATTTGATAGTCCGGACGAAATTCCGGCACGCCGGTTGAATCAACCCACTGCCCAAAGAAATATCGCATGTCCTCGCCGGCCACTTTTGAGGTTGCCCGCTCAAAATCACTGATTCCAGGGCGTTTTCCCTGGTTTTCAGCATAAAAATTCTTGAGGAGGGTTGCCATTTTGGCTTCACCAAGCACACTTGAAAGCATGCGAAACACAAAGGTGCCTTTATAGAAAATGATGGACCGATAGGCGGCTGATTGGTCATCCAGTTCAGCCGGAGCGCGCCCAATCGAAGTCTGGCTTTCAAACGCCAGCGCACGTTCCAAAATATCGCGGCACAACCGGGTAAAAGCCTGCTGATTCATTTGGGATTGCTCAAACAGCATATAGCAGTAGGTGGCCAGCCCCTGCGAAATCCAAATATCGTCAAAGGATTTGAGTCCGACCGCCTGCCCCCACCACTGATAGGCAACTTCCCGAATCAGCGTTTCCCGTGGCAACTCTTTTGGATTATCCAGTAACCGGCGGGCCAGCAGCGTTACCCCAGCGGCGGTGTAACTTTCCAGACTCTCGTTGTCAATTTCCGCCACTTGAAGTTTGGTGCCAAACGCATATGGGCCAAATTTCTGATTTAGAAAGCTCCCGGCTTCGGCCATGATTTCAGCGTAACGTTCAGCCGAACTTTCATTGCCAATTTTGAAATAGAAATCCACATCAAACCCGTTGCGCTGGATTGAACGAACCGAATATTCCCCAGCCGCAATCGTGCCAGGCAGCAACGGTTGGGTGACCACAAAGGTATGTCGGGTTCGATTGCCGTTGCCGGTCGGGAGCGGTTTTGAAGGCGATTGCTGGGCCTCGGTCGTTGATTTTTCCGTTTCGGCTGGTTGAGCTGGCCTTCGTCGCGACCCGGCTGGCTGGCGACGGGTTG from Acidobacteriota bacterium encodes:
- a CDS encoding tetratricopeptide repeat protein; protein product: MRCALGVMLLLIFSALPTQAQSAEDVIDVVDYKIDAELIPETQTLAAKAIVTLKVTRQVQSVTLELNGSLEVTKVTGPNNEPLQFVQDRLQDLSVKVALGQSPVVGQPFTLTFEYAGQLLSSEGGVLALKRLAYVGKEGCYLLYAARWFPFHAYASDVATYTINLVTPSEFKVVAFGEHTEQPFVPPAPVKPVTGKQTDSAKPPTRRQPAGSRRRPAQPAETEKSTTEAQQSPSKPLPTGNGNRTRHTFVVTQPLLPGTIAAGEYSVRSIQRNGFDVDFYFKIGNESSAERYAEIMAEAGSFLNQKFGPYAFGTKLQVAEIDNESLESYTAAGVTLLARRLLDNPKELPRETLIREVAYQWWGQAVGLKSFDDIWISQGLATYCYMLFEQSQMNQQAFTRLCRDILERALAFESQTSIGRAPAELDDQSAAYRSIIFYKGTFVFRMLSSVLGEAKMATLLKNFYAENQGKRPGISDFERATSKVAGEDMRYFFGQWVDSTGVPEFRPDYQILRLKDGSYRLRGTIEQDLETLRFPLDIELESKGGIERTQVQINGKSVDFTLKVNTEPGNLVIDPDSKLLRTSEEVRVAVVVRRGIQHMEQEEYAEAQQQFEAAVKLNRRSSWAYYNLGLLYMKQQNFQRAIDAFDEAYNGDLLPSWLEVWSLLYKGMAYDAAGQRDRAVAEYDKVQKLGDNPDNVQDLAQKYMGAPYRPERSAPSNP
- a CDS encoding ATP-grasp domain-containing protein → MPPKIRVALMYSDNTFASPINPEVTFGWGNYDDFGDEEAALVLEMHRDGRFDVFNFTWQDITPELTFRQIHNLLTGERLEQVPIDETVDVIFVRGVGSSQRAHDFRGTICERLQLLKQLSRTKVINPVETVISDLESKRYLVKLFSAGVPMPATYLARSLAEIEEIGKQLPQGYVIKPVQGFGGFGIERFPGGSVAQVEQFLFTDGEVLVQEFIPGIAQGERSVMMTFQDAAYAILKRPHEGDFRSNFSHGATIIRAEPNEAEVSLCRKVLEHLELPSIISRIDLIGPREAPMLMEATMSCMGLYLRDVHAESEIAQVIMDTIEKAVRIEDNGLKNDG